The following proteins are co-located in the Fusobacteriaceae bacterium genome:
- a CDS encoding threonylcarbamoyl-AMP synthase, translating into MSKGNESTTYIDLKGLRDEEKAHIIAGLGEAVRNGALIIYPTDTVYGIGATLNSEAALESIYAAKERNHDMPLILLVDSVEAVAKVAKVEAHAALFQALTRKFWPGALTLILEKKDNVPDLITAGGRTVGVRMPDSPVALAVIRAAGGIFPTTSANISGTETPAAFEELSETIKNRARIVIDDGKCPLSLASTIADISAGDVRILRQGSISAEEINESIAKQER; encoded by the coding sequence ATGAGTAAGGGAAATGAAAGCACAACTTATATTGATTTGAAGGGTTTGCGGGATGAGGAGAAAGCGCATATTATCGCGGGCTTGGGCGAAGCCGTCCGGAACGGGGCTTTGATCATTTACCCGACGGATACCGTGTACGGCATCGGCGCGACGCTCAATTCCGAGGCGGCTCTCGAAAGCATATACGCCGCCAAGGAGCGAAATCACGACATGCCACTGATTCTCCTGGTGGATTCGGTGGAAGCGGTCGCGAAAGTCGCCAAAGTCGAGGCTCACGCCGCGCTGTTTCAGGCTTTGACCCGAAAATTCTGGCCCGGGGCCCTGACGCTGATCCTCGAAAAGAAAGACAACGTGCCCGACCTCATCACGGCAGGCGGGCGGACAGTAGGCGTCCGGATGCCCGATTCGCCTGTGGCCCTGGCGGTAATCCGGGCGGCGGGGGGAATATTTCCCACGACAAGCGCCAATATTTCAGGCACGGAAACGCCGGCGGCCTTTGAGGAACTGTCCGAAACCATCAAAAATAGAGCCCGGATCGTCATCGACGACGGAAAATGTCCGCTGAGTCTCGCCTCAACGATCGCCGACATCTCGGCGGGAGACGTCAGGATCCTGCGACAGGGCTCCATAAGCGCCGAAGAAATCAACGAAAGCATCGCGAAACAGGAAAGATAG
- a CDS encoding ribose-phosphate pyrophosphokinase gives MREIKDVKIFSGTSNRELAEKIALRCGLPLGEAEVIHFSDGECYIKIDEPVRGMDVYLIQSTSRPVNENLMELLIFIDALRRASARTINVIIPYYGYARQDRKASPREPITAKLVANLLTVAGCARVLTMDLHADQIQGFFDIPLDNMQGLPLMAKYFKEKKFNTDDLVVVSPDLGGVKRARKLAERLDCTLAIIDKRRPKPNVAEVMNVIGDIDGKTAIFIDDIIDTAGTLSTGISALHERGAKEIYACCTHGIFSDPAIERLKSAPVKEIIMTDTIVLPPEKRIDKIKILSVDEIFAEAISRIVNHLSISELFEKK, from the coding sequence ATGAGGGAAATTAAGGACGTAAAGATTTTCTCGGGCACATCAAACAGGGAATTGGCGGAAAAAATAGCGCTCCGCTGCGGTCTGCCCCTCGGCGAGGCCGAAGTCATCCACTTCAGTGACGGCGAATGTTACATCAAGATCGACGAGCCCGTTCGCGGCATGGACGTCTATCTGATCCAGTCCACCTCAAGACCCGTCAATGAGAATCTCATGGAGCTTTTGATCTTTATCGACGCCCTGCGCAGGGCCTCGGCGCGGACGATCAATGTCATCATCCCCTATTACGGCTACGCCCGGCAGGACAGAAAAGCGAGCCCCCGGGAGCCCATTACGGCCAAGCTCGTGGCCAATCTCCTGACGGTGGCCGGTTGCGCCAGAGTCCTGACCATGGACCTCCACGCGGACCAGATCCAAGGTTTCTTCGATATTCCTCTGGACAATATGCAGGGGCTTCCGCTGATGGCGAAATATTTCAAAGAGAAAAAATTCAATACCGACGACCTTGTGGTGGTGTCGCCTGATCTGGGCGGCGTAAAAAGAGCCAGAAAGCTGGCCGAACGCCTGGATTGCACGCTGGCCATCATTGACAAAAGGCGGCCCAAGCCCAATGTGGCTGAAGTCATGAACGTCATCGGCGATATCGACGGCAAAACAGCCATCTTTATAGACGACATCATCGATACGGCGGGAACGCTCTCCACGGGCATTTCGGCCCTCCATGAGCGCGGCGCCAAGGAAATCTACGCCTGCTGTACCCACGGCATCTTTTCGGATCCGGCCATTGAGCGCCTGAAGAGCGCGCCGGTCAAGGAAATCATCATGACAGACACGATCGTCCTTCCGCCCGAAAAGCGCATCGACAAAATCAAGATCCTCTCCGTGGACGAGATTTTCGCCGAAGCCATCAGCAGAATCGTGAATCATCTGTCCATATCGGAGCTGTTCGAGAAAAAATAG